The genomic interval CGGCTTGTACGGAGTCTTCCACCACGCCCTTGCTCAGCTGGACCCCGAACCGCCCGGCGAGGCTTTCGACCGCATGGCCCAGCGGATAGTGATCGGTGATGAGGAGAAGCGAGCCGCCGCCCGCGACCCAGTCCCGGATGGCGTCGCACTCCGCGGCATCGAAGGCTGGATCGTCGTTGCGTTCGTTCGTACCCACGGCAGCAGCGACGACGAGGAGCGCATACGGCTCGAGCCCTGCGGCCGTGATCTTGCGCGAGCCTCTCTCCACGCGATAGCCGTCGGATTCGACGAGATCGACGAAGGGTCGGTACGATCTCCTCGCCCGGTGCCAGTTGTGATGCGCCTCATCGAAGAGAGTCCGAGGGCCGTCGGCGGCATAGGCAGGCTTCGAGACGCGTGTGTCGAAGCTCCGATCCGGCTTGTCGCGGGAAGAACAACCCGCCACAGCCAGCGCGAGTGTGAGAACGAGGCGTCCGTGACCTCGGTGCATCGGACCGCTCCCTTCGCGAAAGACCAGGCACTCGACCGCCCGACTGGACGACGGGGAGCACGACGACGCTCTGCTGCGCACGGGCTCCGCGGGCATCTCGAGCGACCTATCCTCTAGACGCAAGCCCTCCCGGGCAGGTTCCAGAAGGGTCGGCGCACCCTCGATGCGCACCCAGTCGGATGCGCCCGGATGCGGCCGGAGCCGCCTTGCGGAACGCCGCACGATCTGGCAGCTTTGCGGCGCCCGTCGGAAGCCGGGACCGCCATCCCGGCACGCGCCTCACCTGAAACGACGCGGATGAGAGAGCCGATGCACACGATCCTCCCGGCGCGACTGAAGCCCGGAGCTACGGTACAGAGCCTCGGCGAAGCGGAAGCTCCGACGACAGCAGGAGCTTCTGCGTCGCTCCTCCGCGGCCGGGCGCTCGTCTTCTGGGATCCGAAGCGGCCTGGGCACAAGCTCGACGCCATCGACACCGACCAGATCACCCCAGCAGCGGACTGTGTCTCGGAAAGCCTCGAGACTCTGGACGAGCGCTGGAAAGTGGGCGCCTTCCGCTTTCTCATGCCCGACTTCCGGGCGCGCGTGCATCGCGGCGAGACCTTCCTCGTCGCCGGAGACCGCTTCGCCATCGGTTCGTCGCGGGAGATGAGCCCGGCGGGGCTCAAGGCGGTCGCCGAGGAAGCGGGCCTGCAGATGGTGATCGTGTGCGGCGACAACATGGGGGACATCTTCCGGCGCAACGCCCTCAACCTGGGTTTGCAGGTGGTGCAGTGCAAGGAAGCCGTCGAGGCCGCCCAAGACGGCGACGCCTTCGCCTTCGATCCGGTGACGCGGGCGCTCACCAACGAAACGCAGGGCAAGACCTACGCACCCAAGCCGCTGACGCCGAAAGAAGACGAGATCCGCCGCAGCGGCGGCGTCTTCGCCCTCGGCCGGCGCGAGCTGCACCGGTCCGTGGAAGCGCCGCCACGTGTCGAATGGCCCGACGAGGCGACGGCGCGGCGCCTCACGACGACGGAGCAGATTCTCTGGGCGCATCGCGTGGACAAGAAGGAAGCAGTGAAACCCGGCGCGACGCTCCGCCTCTACGCCGATCTCCTGCCGGCGTCCGACGGCACGGCGCCATTCGCCATCCACACCTTCAACCAGATCACCGGCGGGCGGATCTTCCCGCGGCAGGCCGCCATCGCCAACGATCACTTCGTTTTCACCGGCAAGGACGCGGACGCCAAGCAGACCTCCATCGGTCGTGCCTTCGCCACCCAGCAAGGACTGGAGAAGCCCTACTACGCCACCCCGGGCGACGGCATCTTCCACTTCTACTTCCCCGAACAAGGTCTCGTGATGCCGGGACAATTCATCCCCGGCGCCGATTCGCACAGCCGCGCCTACGGGGCGTACGGCGCTGTCGGCATCGGCGTCGTCTCGACGACCCTCGGGTTCGGCTGGGCCACGGGCTACGTGTACATGACCCTGCCCCGGGCGCGACGCGTCATCTTCAGCGGCCGCTTGCAACCTTGGGTGACGGGCAAGGACATCGTGCTGCAGCTCCTGCAGCACTGGGGCGAGAAGCAGTCGCAGGGCATGTCGGTGGAATTCGTCGACGCCAACCGGCAGCTGCCCATCGCCTACCGCAACACCATCGCCAACATGATGGCGGAAGGCGAGGCGATGAATGGCATCTTCGCCCCCGACGAGATCACGCTCGCTTGGTTCCGCGCCAAGGGCATGACGTCGCTGCCGTACCCGCCCCTCCGTCCCGGTGAGGATGCGGTGTACGAGATCGACGAGACCTTGAGCCTATCGGGGATCGTGCCGATGATCGCCAAGCCGCACAGCCCTGCCAATGCCTACCCGGCCACGGAGATGGCGGCGGAACGCTTGCTCTTCGACAAAGCCTACATCGGTTCGTGCACCAACGGCAGCTACACCGACCTCCTGCACGCGGCGCTGGTGATCGACGCCGCGCGAGCCGCCGGGCACGGCCGCGCTCAGCGCGACTTCGTCGTTTTCCCCGGCTCGGCGGGGGTGAAAGAGGCGATCGAAAAACCGGAGAGTCGTCTCGGCGGCAAGTCCGTCGCCGCAGTGCTCCGCGCCGCCGGCGGGCAAATCCGTGATTCGTGGTGCGGCCCCTGCTTCGGTCAAGGACCGGACGCGCTGCAACCCGGCCAGCGCGCCATCACCTCGTTCAACCGCAATTGGCAGAACCGTATGGGCTACGGCGGCGAAGGTTATCTCGCCAGTCCCGCCGTGGTGGCGGCGTCCGCCCTGCTGGGCTACATGGCGCCACCGGAGGCCCTCGGCATCGAGTGGAATCCCGAACTGTTCGAGGTCTGAGGCCGGCGCCCTAGGGTGCTTCGAGTCGACGGGCGTCAGGCCCCAGCCTTCAACTCGTCGAAGACGTGCCCGAGGGCTGCCTTGGCGTCGCCGAAGAGCATGAGGGTGCGATCGGCGTAGTAGAGATCGTTGTCGATCCCCGCAAAGCCCGGGTTCATGCTGCGCTTGTTGGCGATGCAGAGCTTGGCCTTGTCGGCGTCGATGATGGGCATGCCGTAGATGGGGCTCTTGGGATCGCTGCGCGCCGCCGGGTTGACCACGTCGTTGGCGCCGACGACGAGAACCACGTCCACCTGGGGCATGTCTTTGTTGATCTCTTCCATTTCGACGAGCCGGTCGTAGGGGATGTCGGCTTCGGCCAGCAGCACGTTCATGTGACCCGGCATGCGGCCCGCCACGGGATGGATGGCGAACTTGACGTCGATGCCCCGGCGCGACAGCTGGTCGTAGATCTCCCGCACACGGTGCTGCGCCTGCGCCACCGCCATGCCGTACCCCGGGACGACGACGACGCTGGTAGCGCTCGCCAGCATCTGCGCCACGTCCTGGGGGGTCGCGCTCTTGTAGCTGCGCTGCTGCTGCGTTGCCACGCTGGTGGTGACCTGCCCGAAAGCGCCGAAGAGGACGTTGGTGAACGAACGGTTCATCGCCCGGCACATGATCACCGAGAGGATGAAGCCCGAGGAGCCATCGAGCGCTCCTGCCGTGATGAGCAGCTTGTTCTCCAGGACGAAGCCCATGGCCACCGCCGACAGGCCCGCATAGGAGTTGAGGAGCGAGATCACCGTCGGCATGTCGGCGCCGCCGATGGGGATGATGAGGAGGACGCCGAAGAGGAGCGACAAACCCGCGATCACTGGGAAGAGCTGCCAGTTTTCGGGGCGGGCGACGAGGACGATGCCGCTCACGACGGCGATCGCCAGCAAGGTCAGGTTGATGATGTTCTGGCCGCGATAGGTGATCGGCCGGGTGGAAATCACTTCCTGCAGCTTCCCCGCCGCCATGAGGCTGCCGGTGAAGGTGAGGTAGCCCAGGATGATCTCGACCACGATGGCGCTGGTGCGGAAGACGGTCAGCTCGCCTTGCTGCAACCAGAGGATGTACTTGGCCGTGCCGACCAGGCCGGCGGCCAGGCCGCCGAAGGCGTGGGAGAGCGCCGTCCGTTGCGGCACCGCGGTCAACGGCACCCGGGAGAGCGGGATGCCCGCCAGCGTCCCGGCGATGAGCCCGAGGGCAATCCACTTGTAGGTGACGATCTCCGGATGCAGCAGGGTCCCGGCCATGGCAAAGGCCATGGCGAGGACGCCGGCCATGACGCCGCGCCGCGCCGTCGTCGGGTGGCTCAGCCATTTGAGGGAAAAGACGAAGAGCCCCGTGGCCAGCAGGTACGCCAGTTGGGTCAGGTGCTCGATCATTTCTTGTCCGGCCGCTTCTTGAACATCTTGAGCATGCGATCGGTGATCAGGAAGCCGCTGACGATGTTCGTCATCGAAGCCGCCACCGCCACCGTGCCGAGGAGGGTGGACAGCGGCGTTTGCTGCTCGCCCGCGATCAGGATGGAGCCGACGACGGCGATCGCCGAGATCGCGTTCGTCAAGGACATGAGCGGTGTGTGCAGGAGTCTGGAGACGCTGCGAATGACTTCGAAGCCGATGAACGTGGCCAGCATGAAGACGAAGAGCGCCGACCAGATGTCGAGATGGGTCATGCGCGGAACCTCGG from Candidatus Krumholzibacteriia bacterium carries:
- a CDS encoding aconitase family protein; its protein translation is MHTILPARLKPGATVQSLGEAEAPTTAGASASLLRGRALVFWDPKRPGHKLDAIDTDQITPAADCVSESLETLDERWKVGAFRFLMPDFRARVHRGETFLVAGDRFAIGSSREMSPAGLKAVAEEAGLQMVIVCGDNMGDIFRRNALNLGLQVVQCKEAVEAAQDGDAFAFDPVTRALTNETQGKTYAPKPLTPKEDEIRRSGGVFALGRRELHRSVEAPPRVEWPDEATARRLTTTEQILWAHRVDKKEAVKPGATLRLYADLLPASDGTAPFAIHTFNQITGGRIFPRQAAIANDHFVFTGKDADAKQTSIGRAFATQQGLEKPYYATPGDGIFHFYFPEQGLVMPGQFIPGADSHSRAYGAYGAVGIGVVSTTLGFGWATGYVYMTLPRARRVIFSGRLQPWVTGKDIVLQLLQHWGEKQSQGMSVEFVDANRQLPIAYRNTIANMMAEGEAMNGIFAPDEITLAWFRAKGMTSLPYPPLRPGEDAVYEIDETLSLSGIVPMIAKPHSPANAYPATEMAAERLLFDKAYIGSCTNGSYTDLLHAALVIDAARAAGHGRAQRDFVVFPGSAGVKEAIEKPESRLGGKSVAAVLRAAGGQIRDSWCGPCFGQGPDALQPGQRAITSFNRNWQNRMGYGGEGYLASPAVVAASALLGYMAPPEALGIEWNPELFEV
- a CDS encoding NAD(P)(+) transhydrogenase (Re/Si-specific) subunit beta yields the protein MIEHLTQLAYLLATGLFVFSLKWLSHPTTARRGVMAGVLAMAFAMAGTLLHPEIVTYKWIALGLIAGTLAGIPLSRVPLTAVPQRTALSHAFGGLAAGLVGTAKYILWLQQGELTVFRTSAIVVEIILGYLTFTGSLMAAGKLQEVISTRPITYRGQNIINLTLLAIAVVSGIVLVARPENWQLFPVIAGLSLLFGVLLIIPIGGADMPTVISLLNSYAGLSAVAMGFVLENKLLITAGALDGSSGFILSVIMCRAMNRSFTNVLFGAFGQVTTSVATQQQRSYKSATPQDVAQMLASATSVVVVPGYGMAVAQAQHRVREIYDQLSRRGIDVKFAIHPVAGRMPGHMNVLLAEADIPYDRLVEMEEINKDMPQVDVVLVVGANDVVNPAARSDPKSPIYGMPIIDADKAKLCIANKRSMNPGFAGIDNDLYYADRTLMLFGDAKAALGHVFDELKAGA
- a CDS encoding NAD(P) transhydrogenase subunit alpha; translated protein: MTHLDIWSALFVFMLATFIGFEVIRSVSRLLHTPLMSLTNAISAIAVVGSILIAGEQQTPLSTLLGTVAVAASMTNIVSGFLITDRMLKMFKKRPDKK